The sequence AAAACGACCACAACATCACCGCCTACCGCTGCCACGCCCACGCACTGGCCTCCGGCATGAACATGAACGAGTGCATGGCCGAGCTTTTCGGGAAACAGACCGGCTGCTCCAAGGGCAAGGGCGGCTCGATGCATTTCTTCGCTCCCGACAAGAATTTCTGGGGTGGCCACGGCATTGTCGCCGGCCAGACCCCGCTCGGCCTCGGCCTTGCCTATGGTCTGAAATACCTTGGGAGAAAGGGCGCCGCCCTCTGCTATCTCGGCGATGGCGCGGTGAACCAGGGCGCATACCATGAATCGCTCAACCTCGCCGCGCTCTTCGAACTGCCCGTCATCTATGTCATCGAGAACAACGGATACTCCATGGGCACCTCCCAGAAGCGTTCCTCCGCCTTCACCGGCTGCCTCGCCCAGCGAGCCGAAGGCTACGGCATCGAGTGGGATGTCATCGATGGCTCGGATATCTACGAAGTCCGCGCCAAGACCCAGATCGCCATGGAGCGCGCGAAAAACGAGTCCAAGCCGACCATCCTCGAGATCGACACCTACCGCTACTACGGCCACAGCGTCGCCGATGCGAACGCGCAGAAATACCGCACCCCGGAGGAAATCGAGAACTACAAGAAGAACCACGACCCCATCGCCGTGTTCCGCGCGAAGCTCGTCGCCGAAGGCATCCTCACCGATGAGCAGGCGGATGCCATCAGCAAGGCCGCCAACGCCGAGGCCGCCGAGGCGGTGAAATTCGCCGAGGACGCACCCGTCCCGAACGTCGCGGACATCTCCACGGATGTGTATTGGGAAACCGACAACAACACCGAAGCCTCGAAGATCGGCCACCATTTCTTCGCCTGACCCCAGATTTCCCAGAAATTTTCCCCATCCCAAGACATGCGCACACTCACCTACCGCGAAGCCCTCCGTGAAGGACTTGATGAAGAACTCGCCCGCGACGAAAACGTTGTCATCCTGGGGGAGGAAGTCGCCCAATACAACGGCGCCTACAAGGTCACCCAGGGGCTTTGGGAAAAATGGGGCGACAAGCGCGTCGTCGATACCCCGATCTCCGAGGCGGGCTTCATCGGGATGGGCATCGGCGCGTCCATGCTCGGCGTCCGCCCGGTCATGGAGCTGATGTTCTGGTCCTTCCACTCGGTCGCCTTCGATCAGCTCGTCAACAACGCCGCCTGCGTCCGCTACATGTCCGGCGGCCTCATCAACGTGCCCATCGTCGTCCGCGGCCCGGCCAACGGCGGCACCAATGTCGGCGCGACCCACTCCCACATCCCGGAAGGCCTGTTCGCCGCGTTTCCCGGCCTCAAGGTCTGTGCACCGGCCACCCCCGCCGATGCGAAAGGCCTCATCAAGGCGGCGATCCGCGACAACGACCCGGTCTATTTCATGGAGAACACCCTCCTCTACGGAAACTCCGGTGAGGTGCCCGATCCCTCCGAGGGCGATTTCGTCATCCCGCTCGGGAAAGCCGATCTGAAGCGCGAGGGCAAGGATATCACCCTCATCGCCCACGGCCGCTCCGTCCTCCACTGCCTCGAAGCCGCCGAGACGCTCCAGAAAGAGCATGGCATCAGCGCCGAGGTGCTGGACCTCCGCTCCATCCGCCCGCTCGACGTCGATGCGATCCTCACCTCCGTCGCCAAGACCCACCGCGTGGTCCTCGTCGATGAATCAAAACCCTTCGGCGGCGTATCCGCGATGGTTTCCCATCTCATCCAGGAACACGCCTTCGATGAGCTCGATGCCCCGATCAAACGCGTCTGCACCATCGACGCTCCCGCGATCTACTCCCCACACATCGAGAACGAGCAGCTCCCGAACCCGAAGCGGATCGTCGAGAAGGTGCTTACGATCGTGTGATCAGGCCTCCGCCAACTGGGTTGGCGAATAAATCATCTGGAATGTGCGGATTTAGGAAGGCATTCCCCGGCACTTTTTCGTCCGAAAGAAACACCTCCAAACCCACGCATTTGTATTGATGAAATTTCTGCCCTTCTTTCTCGCCGCCGCCCTCACCGCTTCCGCTGCGGAGAAGAAACCGAACATCCTGCTGCTTTTCGCCGATGACCTCGGCTGCTACGCCTCGGCCTATGCGGATCCGTCGCATCCGTCACCAAACGATCTCGTCAGCACCCCCGTTTTCGACCGCATCGCAAAGGAAGGTGCGCGTTTCCAAAACGCTTTCGTCTCCGCTCCTTCGTGCACACCTTCACGCGGTGCGCTCTACACCGGGCGGCACTTCTTCCGCAACGGCTCGTTCTCGCAGCTCCATGGCAGATGGGAAAAGGGAGCCCCCGATCCGAGCGAGGCGATCGTGGGCATGCCGGAAATGCTGGCACGCGGTGGATATCATATCGGCTGGAGCCACAAATGGCACATCCCCGAGCGGCTGATGCGCGGCAAGGAGCGCCAATATTCCCCGCACGGAAACCGGATCAGCACCTTCTCCCAGAACGTCACGAGAAACCCGGGATCGCGCGACGGGATCTTCACGGCCGTGCGCGGCAATTTCCAGGCCTTCCTCGCCGACCGGAAAGACGGCCAGCCGTTCTTCTACTCCTTCAACCCCACCAACACCCACCGCGATTGGGTGCGAGGCTCCGGGAAAAAACTGTGGGGCATCGATCCAGACAAGCTCAAGGGCAAGCTCCCGCCTTTCCTCCCCGACAACGAGGTGGTCCGCGAGGATTACGCCGATTACCTCGGCGAGGTCATGGCTTTCGACCAGGCCTGCGGCGCGATCATCGATGAACTGGAGCGGATGGGCGAGTTGGACAACACCATTGTCGCGATCAGCGGCGACCACGGCATCCCAGGCTTCCCGCGCGGAAAATGCAATGTCCACGATTACGGCTCCCGCGTCCTGCTGTCGATGCGCTGGCCCGAACACATCGCCGCGGGCCGCGTGGTGAAAACCCCGGTATCGCTCATCGATCTTGCGCCGACTTTCCTCGCCGCCGCCGCGACGGAATCCCCCGACGATCCCGACGGCCAGAATCTCCTTCCGGCGCTTTCCCCGGAAGGCACCGAAAAGGATCTGCGCGGCTGGGCGCTCATCGGGCGCGAAGTCCACGTCGGCAGCGCCCGCGAGGGATATCTCCCTTACCCTGTCCGCGCCCTGCGCACGCCGGATTTCCTCTACGTGAAAAATTTCAAGCCCGACCGCTGGCCCATGGGCGATCCGGCGGCAGCGGCGGGCGATGCCATGCCCGACGCCGACACCCTGCGGAACACCCGCGCCGCCTACGCGGACATCGACGCCTCTCCGACCAAGACCTGGCTGATCCACAACCGCGACGCGGAAGGCCTCGATCTCGTACTCCGGCAGGCATGGGAAAAACGCCCGGCGGAAGAGCTCTACGA comes from Akkermansiaceae bacterium and encodes:
- a CDS encoding pyruvate dehydrogenase (acetyl-transferring) E1 component subunit alpha, with translation MSALDFASSPINQSLTPEAKIGLYTKMVRIRRFEQVSLAHYQKPGRMGGFLHLYIGQESVAVGTLSLCGENDHNITAYRCHAHALASGMNMNECMAELFGKQTGCSKGKGGSMHFFAPDKNFWGGHGIVAGQTPLGLGLAYGLKYLGRKGAALCYLGDGAVNQGAYHESLNLAALFELPVIYVIENNGYSMGTSQKRSSAFTGCLAQRAEGYGIEWDVIDGSDIYEVRAKTQIAMERAKNESKPTILEIDTYRYYGHSVADANAQKYRTPEEIENYKKNHDPIAVFRAKLVAEGILTDEQADAISKAANAEAAEAVKFAEDAPVPNVADISTDVYWETDNNTEASKIGHHFFA
- a CDS encoding alpha-ketoacid dehydrogenase subunit beta, whose protein sequence is MRTLTYREALREGLDEELARDENVVILGEEVAQYNGAYKVTQGLWEKWGDKRVVDTPISEAGFIGMGIGASMLGVRPVMELMFWSFHSVAFDQLVNNAACVRYMSGGLINVPIVVRGPANGGTNVGATHSHIPEGLFAAFPGLKVCAPATPADAKGLIKAAIRDNDPVYFMENTLLYGNSGEVPDPSEGDFVIPLGKADLKREGKDITLIAHGRSVLHCLEAAETLQKEHGISAEVLDLRSIRPLDVDAILTSVAKTHRVVLVDESKPFGGVSAMVSHLIQEHAFDELDAPIKRVCTIDAPAIYSPHIENEQLPNPKRIVEKVLTIV
- a CDS encoding sulfatase, with translation MKFLPFFLAAALTASAAEKKPNILLLFADDLGCYASAYADPSHPSPNDLVSTPVFDRIAKEGARFQNAFVSAPSCTPSRGALYTGRHFFRNGSFSQLHGRWEKGAPDPSEAIVGMPEMLARGGYHIGWSHKWHIPERLMRGKERQYSPHGNRISTFSQNVTRNPGSRDGIFTAVRGNFQAFLADRKDGQPFFYSFNPTNTHRDWVRGSGKKLWGIDPDKLKGKLPPFLPDNEVVREDYADYLGEVMAFDQACGAIIDELERMGELDNTIVAISGDHGIPGFPRGKCNVHDYGSRVLLSMRWPEHIAAGRVVKTPVSLIDLAPTFLAAAATESPDDPDGQNLLPALSPEGTEKDLRGWALIGREVHVGSAREGYLPYPVRALRTPDFLYVKNFKPDRWPMGDPAAAAGDAMPDADTLRNTRAAYADIDASPTKTWLIHNRDAEGLDLVLRQAWEKRPAEELYDLGKDPHQINNLAGDPGYAGTLGKLRDQLMAELAKDKDPRLTDAFDKPPYLDKTRK